A window of Hymenobacter aerilatus contains these coding sequences:
- a CDS encoding integrase, whose product MLGEGADIRRYLNLLGHSSSKTTELHTLITSKSCLVSSLDSLNL is encoded by the coding sequence TTGCTGGGAGAGGGCGCTGATATTCGGCGTTATCTGAACCTGCTAGGGCACAGCAGCAGTAAAACAACTGAACTACACACCCTCATAACTTCAAAATCCTGCCTGGTTTCATCGCTCGATTCCCTTAATTTGTAA